One uncultured Draconibacterium sp. genomic window, GCTGGGCAGGAAATGCAGATTAGAAATGTCAACGACGCCATTTCTGCCGGCATTGGTTTGGTCCCCGAAGACCGAAAACTTCAGGGGCTTATTCTGAATATGGACGTGGAAAAAAACAGCACGCTGGCCAGTCTCGACCAGGTCTCCAAATTTGGTTTTATCAGCAAAAAAAAGGAAGAGAAACTGAGCAAGCACTACGTTGATAAAATGAATACCAAAGTTTCATCCTCAAAAATGAGCGTTCAGAAACTAAGCGGAGGAAACCAGCAAAAAGTGGTAATTGCAAAATGGTTGGCAACCAACCCAAAAATATTACTGCTCGATGAACCAACACGGGGAATTGATGTGGGAGCCAAATCGGAAATCTACAAACTTATAAACGAGCTTGCCGCACAAGGAATGGGAATTATTGTTGTTTCGTCGGAACTCCCTGAAATATTAGCTATTTCGGATACAATAATTGTTCTGTCCGAATCGAAATTAACTGCAAAACTAAACCGAAATGAAGCCAGCGAGGAGGTAATTATGCAAGCTGCACTCGTTGAAAAAGAATAAGATCTGAATTATGAATACACAACAACTGAAACAATACATCATTAAATTTCAATCCATAATTGCACTGCTGCTTATGTGCATCGTACTCAGTTTCCTTTCCGACAGTTTTCTTTCGGGAGAAAATGCGTGGAATGTTATGCGGCAAATATCGGTAAACGTAATTATCTCGGTGGGTATGACTTTGATTATACTGACCGGAGGAATTGATCTTTCTGTAGGTTCAATCCTCGCCCTTTCGGGAGCGGTTACTGCTACCTTGTTAAAGTTTGGTGCCGAATTCGTGGATATGAATCTGTACATTGGATTTACCTTGTTGGGAGCTTTGGTCGGAGGAACACTGGCCGGAACAGTTCTGGGCTGGTTTAACGGCTTAACCATTACACGCTTTAAAGTCCCGCCTTTTGTGGCAACACTGGCCATGCTTACCATTGCACGCGGCTTAACCATGTTGCTAACAGGTGGTTTTCCAATTACCGGCCTGGGAAACAACATGGCTTTCATCGGAACCGGTTGGTTTTTGGGAATTCCAATGCCGGTTTGGATTTCGGCCATCATTGTTTTGGGCGCAGTGGTAGTAACTAAAAAAACTACGCTTGGGCGCCATATTTATGCCATTGGCGGAAACGAAACTGCCGCTGCCTTGTCTGGGCTAAAAATCAAAAAAGTAAAAATGATGGTGTATGCCATTGCCGGAGCTTTAGCCGGAATTGGTGGTATTATTGTTACTTCCAGACTCGACTCGGCACAACCCAACGCCGGTTTCGGATTCGAACTGGATTCAATTGCGGCAGTTGTAATTGGCGGCACTTCGCTTTCGGGCGGAAAAGGTACAATTATGGGAACCGTTCAGGGCGCACTTATTATCGGCATTCTAAACAACGGCCTCGTACTTTTAAACGTCTCTCCTTTCTGGCAACAGGTTATTAAAGGATTTGTAATTCTGTTGGCTGTGGTTATTGAAAAATTTAATTCGAACGAGGAATAAACGACTTACTTATTGCGATACAAAACAACTAAGAAATGAAAAAATTATTCTTAATATCCTTTGGAATCATTTTTATTAGTATGCTACTAAGTGCTCAGCAATTGGCATTTCCGGGGGCTGAAGGATACGGAAAGTATGTATCCGGAGGAAGAGGTAATGGAGAAACGGGAAGAGTTGCAATTGTTACCAATCTTGAAGATGATGCAGAAAATCCTCCTATTGGTAGTTTTCGATGGGCTACCAAACAAGGAATAGATACGATAGTACACCCAATATATGGAAACATAAAAATACAACGTCCGTTAACCATTGTTTTTCAGGTTGGTGGAGTTATATCTCTGAAAGATGATATACGTGTAAAACGCGATAATCTAACGATTGCAGGTCAAACGGCTCCAGGCGACGGAATTTGTTTTAGGGGTGCAACTTTAAATTTTGGAGGATCGAATAACCTTATCGTACGATACATTCGTTCCAGGCCGGGCGACGAACTTGGATTGGAAACATCAGCATTTCGTGTGGAAAACGGTAGTAATTTTATTATCGATCATTGTTCGTTTAGCTGGGCAATTGAAGAAACAACTCATTTTTCGAGCAGCCCGAATTTTACAGTGCAATGGTGTATTATCAGCGAATCTTTGTACAATTCATTTCACAAAAAAGGCGAAAGAGGTTATGGGTCGCAACATGGAGGTATGTATGCTTCCTACCATCACAATTTAATGGCGCATCACAATTCAAGAACACCTCGTATAAACGGTTCAAATGAAAACGATGTAGAAGCGCTTGTGGATTACCGAAACAATGTAAATTACAATTTTGGAAGAAGTGGTTCTTTCTATGGAGGCGAATGGATGAAAACCAATGGACTGGGTTTTGCCCATACCAATGTCGTTAACAACTATTTTATTCCGGGCCCGGGTAATTACGGAACACTCTATTTTGTTAGTCCGGGAACAGGCGACAATGGTTTTGCCGGTTGGTATATAAATGGAAATGTAATGGTAGGTGAAGCGGCTCTAAGTTCTGACAACTGGCTGGGCGTGAACTATACCTACAAAGACAGCATCCGCTTTGACACAGAATTTGTACATAGCGATGGTGTGATTGAGGATTACGAAAATTATACGCAAAGTGCAGAAGACGCCTACCATTCCTTGGTGGATAATGTTGGAGCTACTCTACCTAAAAGAGATGCACATGATACCCGTATAATTAAAGAAATGACAGGTGAAATTGATATCGTAAGATATGCGTTTACCGACACCAGTGGTCAGGTATCACCGATAAAAGGTATCGAAAGTGGTATTATTGACACTCAGAACAATATTGTTTCGCCCGAAGATCGCGAAGCAGGTATTAGTGCATGGGATGTATATAAAACCATTCCGCAAAACGAAGCACCGCTGGATTTCGACAAAGATGGAATTCCCAATGCCTGGGAAACGGAGCATGGACTTAATGCAGATGATAAAAGCGATGGCATATTGATTGCTGAAAACGGGTACAGTAACCTGGAGAATTACCTGAATTCAATGGATATTAACACAT contains:
- a CDS encoding ribose ABC transporter permease, coding for MNTQQLKQYIIKFQSIIALLLMCIVLSFLSDSFLSGENAWNVMRQISVNVIISVGMTLIILTGGIDLSVGSILALSGAVTATLLKFGAEFVDMNLYIGFTLLGALVGGTLAGTVLGWFNGLTITRFKVPPFVATLAMLTIARGLTMLLTGGFPITGLGNNMAFIGTGWFLGIPMPVWISAIIVLGAVVVTKKTTLGRHIYAIGGNETAAALSGLKIKKVKMMVYAIAGALAGIGGIIVTSRLDSAQPNAGFGFELDSIAAVVIGGTSLSGGKGTIMGTVQGALIIGILNNGLVLLNVSPFWQQVIKGFVILLAVVIEKFNSNEE
- a CDS encoding T9SS type A sorting domain-containing protein encodes the protein MKKLFLISFGIIFISMLLSAQQLAFPGAEGYGKYVSGGRGNGETGRVAIVTNLEDDAENPPIGSFRWATKQGIDTIVHPIYGNIKIQRPLTIVFQVGGVISLKDDIRVKRDNLTIAGQTAPGDGICFRGATLNFGGSNNLIVRYIRSRPGDELGLETSAFRVENGSNFIIDHCSFSWAIEETTHFSSSPNFTVQWCIISESLYNSFHKKGERGYGSQHGGMYASYHHNLMAHHNSRTPRINGSNENDVEALVDYRNNVNYNFGRSGSFYGGEWMKTNGLGFAHTNVVNNYFIPGPGNYGTLYFVSPGTGDNGFAGWYINGNVMVGEAALSSDNWLGVNYTYKDSIRFDTEFVHSDGVIEDYENYTQSAEDAYHSLVDNVGATLPKRDAHDTRIIKEMTGEIDIVRYAFTDTSGQVSPIKGIESGIIDTQNNIVSPEDREAGISAWDVYKTIPQNEAPLDFDKDGIPNAWETEHGLNADDKSDGILIAENGYSNLENYLNSMDINTSASEIPVMENFQFYPNPFSNTLFFENVIPVKTIEIYTIYGNCIYSESNNLGITEIDGSMLVPGLYLVKATDFLNQVHIGKVLKQQ